In one window of Pseudooceanicola aestuarii DNA:
- a CDS encoding RSP_2647 family RNA methyltransferase: MRPSSFFPSVRLKPKTDARRIRHGFPWVYANELVTDRRTKALESGALAVLEDADRQPLKLVTVNTESRIIARVLDDPDAAEPDQAWFAARLGRALALRDRLFDAPYYRLIHAEADGLPGVIIDRFGDTAVIQPNAAWADARLEALCAALVQVTGVTNVLKNAGGRARGLEGLDDVSAVLAGAAPDAPVPVPMNGATYMADLTGGQKTGLFYDQRPNHAFAAPLGRGGRVLDVFSHVGGFALAALAQGATRALAVDGSEPALSLAQAGAQAGGMADRFATRRGDAFAVMEALAQEGETFELVICDPPAFAPSKQAMEAGLRAYERVARLAAPLVAQGGALVLCSCSHAADLAKFRAACIRGIGRAGRQGALIHTGFAGPDHPMHPQLAESGYLKALAFAL; the protein is encoded by the coding sequence ATGCGACCATCCTCCTTTTTTCCGTCCGTCCGGCTGAAACCGAAAACCGATGCAAGACGCATCCGTCACGGCTTTCCCTGGGTTTATGCAAACGAGCTTGTCACCGACCGGCGCACCAAGGCGCTGGAATCCGGCGCGCTGGCCGTGCTGGAAGATGCCGACCGCCAGCCGCTGAAGCTGGTGACGGTGAACACCGAAAGCCGCATCATCGCCCGCGTGCTGGACGATCCCGACGCGGCAGAGCCGGACCAGGCCTGGTTCGCCGCCCGCCTGGGCCGGGCGCTGGCCCTGCGCGACCGGCTGTTCGACGCACCCTATTACCGGCTGATCCATGCCGAGGCCGATGGCCTGCCGGGTGTGATCATCGACCGGTTCGGCGATACGGCGGTGATCCAGCCCAATGCCGCCTGGGCCGATGCCCGGCTGGAGGCGCTGTGCGCCGCGCTGGTGCAGGTCACGGGCGTAACCAACGTGCTGAAGAATGCCGGTGGCCGCGCCCGCGGGCTGGAGGGGCTGGACGATGTCTCCGCCGTGCTGGCGGGCGCGGCGCCGGACGCACCGGTGCCGGTGCCGATGAACGGCGCGACCTACATGGCCGACCTGACCGGGGGGCAGAAGACCGGGCTGTTCTATGACCAGCGGCCGAACCACGCCTTTGCCGCGCCGCTGGGACGCGGCGGGCGCGTGCTGGACGTCTTCTCCCATGTCGGCGGCTTTGCCCTGGCGGCACTGGCACAGGGCGCGACCCGGGCGCTGGCCGTCGACGGATCCGAACCGGCGCTGAGCCTTGCGCAGGCCGGGGCGCAGGCGGGCGGCATGGCGGATCGCTTTGCCACCCGGCGCGGCGATGCCTTCGCGGTGATGGAGGCCCTGGCCCAGGAGGGGGAGACCTTCGAGCTGGTGATCTGTGACCCGCCGGCCTTTGCCCCGTCGAAACAGGCGATGGAGGCCGGGCTGCGCGCCTATGAACGCGTCGCGCGCCTGGCCGCGCCGCTGGTGGCGCAGGGGGGCGCGCTGGTCCTCTGCTCCTGTTCCCACGCGGCGGATCTGGCGAAGTTCCGCGCCGCCTGCATCCGGGGCATCGGCCGCGCCGGTCGGCAGGGCGCGCTGATTCACACCGGGTTCGCCGGACCGGACCATCCGATGCATCCGCAGCTGGCCGAAAGCGGTTACCTCAAGGCGCTGGCCTTCGCGCTTTGA
- a CDS encoding RSP_2648 family PIN domain-containing protein produces the protein MKGFLDACVLYPTVMREVLLGAAAAGLFTPLWSPRVLEEWARATRKIGPEGETIARAEIAALRRDWPKAEVQPAEAVERRLWLPDPADIHVLAAAIAGSADVIVTVNARDFPRNTLAEEGLARVDPDALLTGFASHHPDAILRVGQAVRDRARALSGEDWQIRALMRKARLPRLGKTLARLEDG, from the coding sequence TTGAAAGGGTTCCTCGATGCCTGCGTGCTATATCCCACGGTGATGCGGGAGGTGCTGCTGGGCGCGGCGGCGGCGGGGTTGTTCACCCCGCTGTGGTCGCCCCGCGTGCTGGAGGAATGGGCCCGTGCCACCCGCAAGATCGGTCCGGAGGGAGAAACCATTGCCCGGGCCGAAATCGCCGCCCTGCGCCGCGACTGGCCCAAGGCCGAGGTGCAGCCGGCAGAGGCGGTCGAGCGCCGTCTCTGGCTGCCCGACCCGGCGGATATCCATGTGCTGGCGGCGGCCATCGCGGGGTCGGCGGATGTGATCGTGACGGTGAATGCCCGCGATTTCCCGCGCAACACCCTGGCAGAAGAGGGGCTGGCGCGGGTCGACCCGGACGCCTTGCTGACCGGATTTGCCAGCCATCACCCGGACGCGATACTGCGGGTGGGTCAGGCGGTGCGCGACCGCGCCCGCGCCCTGTCGGGAGAGGATTGGCAGATCCGTGCCCTGATGCGCAAGGCCCGATTGCCGCGTCTGGGCAAGACGCTCGCCCGGTTGGAAGACGGATAG
- a CDS encoding LLM class flavin-dependent oxidoreductase, whose amino-acid sequence MHYSLLDLAPIPEGQTTADALRHSVRLARAAEAAGYHRHWLAEHHNMPGIASSATAVVIGHVAAATSRIRVGAGGIMLPNHAPLMVAEQFGTLAELHPDRIDLGLGRAPGTDMDTARALRRNMAAGDTFPQDVMELQAYLGPATPDQRIRAVPGTGTQVPLWILGSSLYGAQLAAHLGLPYAFASHFAPAALDQAAEVYRQTFRPSAQLEAPYFMLAANVFGADTEAKARYLRSSVQQAFVRLRTGQPGPLPRPVERIEDHVPPHYLSAVEEALSVTAMGTPEQVQAGLKTLIDRYQPDELILASQVHDIDARIESFEIAARAMQALGGTAA is encoded by the coding sequence ATGCATTACTCTCTTCTCGACCTCGCCCCCATCCCCGAGGGGCAGACCACCGCCGACGCGCTGCGCCATTCCGTCCGGCTGGCCCGCGCGGCCGAGGCGGCGGGCTACCACCGTCACTGGCTGGCCGAACATCACAACATGCCGGGCATCGCCTCCTCGGCCACGGCGGTGGTGATCGGCCATGTCGCCGCCGCGACCAGCCGCATCCGCGTCGGCGCGGGGGGCATCATGCTGCCCAACCATGCGCCGCTGATGGTAGCCGAACAATTCGGCACCCTGGCCGAATTGCACCCCGACCGGATCGACCTGGGGCTGGGCCGCGCGCCGGGCACCGACATGGACACCGCCCGCGCCCTGCGTCGCAACATGGCTGCCGGCGATACCTTTCCGCAGGATGTGATGGAGCTTCAGGCCTATCTCGGCCCGGCCACACCGGATCAGCGCATCCGCGCCGTGCCCGGCACCGGCACCCAGGTGCCGCTGTGGATCCTGGGATCGTCGCTGTACGGTGCGCAGCTGGCGGCGCATCTGGGGCTGCCCTATGCCTTCGCCTCGCATTTCGCACCCGCCGCCCTGGATCAGGCGGCCGAGGTCTACCGCCAGACCTTCCGCCCCTCCGCTCAGCTGGAGGCGCCCTATTTCATGCTGGCCGCCAACGTCTTTGGCGCCGACACGGAGGCGAAAGCGCGCTATCTGCGCAGCTCTGTCCAGCAGGCCTTTGTCCGGCTGCGCACCGGGCAGCCCGGTCCCCTGCCGCGCCCGGTTGAGCGGATCGAGGACCACGTGCCCCCGCACTACCTGTCCGCCGTGGAAGAAGCCCTGTCCGTCACCGCCATGGGCACGCCGGAACAGGTCCAGGCGGGGCTGAAGACGCTGATCGACCGTTACCAACCGGACGAGCTGATCCTGGCCAGCCAGGTGCATGACATCGATGCACGGATCGAATCCTTCGAGATCGCGGCCAGAGCGATGCAGGCCCTGGGCGGCACGGCGGCCTGA
- a CDS encoding M48 family metalloprotease gives MLKFTPILLALLYGLVAYRFSAWRTRKELDENSAELADPAFRPVLERLAAALDLPRIRVHLYEIAPVNGLAAPDGRIFLTRGFYTKFTEGEVTAEELASVVAHELGHVALGHSRRRMIDFSGQNALRTAIAMVLNRILPGLGHLVAHGAMSLLAARLSRGDEYEADAYAAALLTKAGIGTEPQITLFRKLEALSGGRAGSAPAWLLSHPKTDDRIAAIRRLSDGWQG, from the coding sequence ATGCTGAAGTTCACGCCGATCCTTCTTGCCCTGCTCTATGGTCTTGTGGCCTACCGCTTTTCCGCCTGGCGCACCCGCAAGGAGCTGGACGAGAACTCGGCGGAACTGGCCGACCCGGCCTTTCGTCCGGTGCTGGAGCGGCTGGCCGCCGCCCTGGACCTGCCGCGCATCCGCGTGCATCTCTACGAGATCGCGCCGGTGAACGGGCTGGCCGCGCCCGATGGGCGGATCTTCCTGACCCGTGGCTTTTACACCAAGTTCACCGAAGGCGAGGTCACCGCCGAAGAACTTGCCTCTGTCGTGGCGCATGAGCTGGGGCATGTGGCCCTGGGCCATTCGCGGCGCCGGATGATCGATTTTTCCGGCCAGAACGCCCTGCGCACCGCCATCGCCATGGTGCTGAACCGCATCCTGCCCGGACTGGGCCACCTGGTCGCCCATGGCGCCATGAGCCTGTTGGCCGCGCGATTGTCGCGGGGCGATGAATACGAGGCCGACGCCTATGCCGCCGCCCTGCTGACCAAGGCCGGCATCGGTACGGAGCCGCAGATTACCCTGTTCCGCAAGCTGGAGGCGCTGTCGGGCGGCCGCGCCGGCAGCGCCCCCGCCTGGCTTTTGTCCCACCCCAAGACCGACGACCGCATCGCCGCGATCCGGCGCCTGTCGGACGGGTGGCAGGGCTGA
- a CDS encoding OsmC family protein, protein MIKKHGSAHWSGSLKEGKGTVSTESGALDSQPYGFNTRFEDQPGTNPEELIGAAHASCFSMALSMILGEKSLEATAIDTRATVHMDKDDNGFSVKRVHLDVTATIPGADAAAFEEAAQTAKANCPISRLLTGAEITMEARLS, encoded by the coding sequence ATGATCAAGAAACACGGCTCCGCCCATTGGTCCGGCTCCCTCAAGGAGGGCAAGGGCACCGTCTCCACTGAATCCGGGGCGCTGGACAGCCAGCCCTATGGCTTCAACACCCGGTTCGAGGACCAGCCCGGAACCAACCCCGAAGAGCTGATCGGCGCGGCCCATGCCAGCTGCTTTTCCATGGCGCTGTCGATGATCCTGGGGGAAAAATCGCTGGAAGCCACGGCGATCGACACCCGCGCCACGGTCCATATGGACAAGGATGACAACGGCTTTTCGGTCAAGCGGGTGCATCTGGACGTCACAGCCACTATCCCCGGCGCCGATGCCGCCGCCTTTGAAGAGGCTGCCCAGACGGCCAAGGCGAATTGCCCGATCTCCCGCCTGCTGACCGGCGCGGAAATCACGATGGAGGCGCGCCTGTCCTGA
- the purB gene encoding adenylosuccinate lyase: protein MIPRYSRPDMVAIWEPATKFRIWYEIEAHACDAMADLGVIPRENADAVWKAKDVEFDVARIDEIEAVTKHDVIAFLTHLAEHVGSEEARFVHQGMTSSDVLDTCFNIQLTRAADILLTGMDRVLAALKTRAMEHKDTVRVGRSHGIHAEPTTMGLTFARFYAEMDRGRARLLAARDEIATGAISGAVGTFANIDPAVEEHVCKQLGLTPEPISTQVIPRDRHAMFFATLGVIASSIENIAVEIRHMQRTEVLEGAEFFSMGQKGSSAMPHKKNPVLTENLTGLARLVRMSVIPAMENVALWHERDISHSSVERAIGPDATVTLDFALHRLAGVVEKMLIFPDNMLENMNKFPGLVMSQRVLLALTQAGVSREDAYAMVQRNALKVWEERVDFQEQLLADADVVAALGKDGIKEKFDMGYHTKHVDTIFKRVFGDS from the coding sequence CCCGCGAAAACGCCGATGCCGTTTGGAAGGCCAAGGACGTGGAATTCGACGTCGCCCGCATCGACGAGATCGAAGCGGTGACCAAGCATGACGTGATCGCCTTTCTCACCCACCTGGCCGAACATGTCGGCAGCGAGGAGGCCCGGTTCGTCCATCAGGGCATGACCTCCTCGGATGTGCTGGACACCTGTTTCAACATCCAGCTGACCCGCGCCGCCGACATCCTGCTGACCGGGATGGACCGCGTTCTGGCCGCGCTGAAGACCCGCGCGATGGAGCACAAGGACACCGTTCGCGTCGGCCGCAGCCATGGCATCCACGCCGAACCCACCACCATGGGCCTGACCTTCGCGCGCTTCTACGCCGAGATGGACAGGGGCCGCGCCCGCCTGCTGGCCGCGCGGGACGAAATCGCCACCGGCGCCATCTCCGGCGCGGTCGGCACCTTTGCCAATATCGACCCGGCGGTCGAAGAACATGTCTGCAAGCAGCTGGGCCTGACGCCGGAACCGATCTCCACCCAGGTGATCCCGCGGGACCGGCACGCGATGTTCTTTGCCACGCTTGGGGTCATCGCCTCCTCGATCGAGAATATCGCCGTGGAAATTCGCCACATGCAGCGGACCGAGGTTCTGGAGGGCGCGGAATTCTTCTCCATGGGGCAGAAGGGGTCTTCCGCCATGCCGCACAAGAAGAACCCGGTGCTGACGGAGAACCTGACCGGGCTGGCCCGTCTGGTGCGCATGTCCGTGATCCCGGCGATGGAGAATGTCGCCCTCTGGCACGAGCGGGACATCTCCCATTCCTCGGTGGAGCGCGCGATCGGACCCGATGCCACGGTGACGCTGGACTTTGCCCTGCACCGGCTGGCCGGCGTGGTGGAGAAGATGCTGATCTTCCCCGATAACATGTTGGAGAACATGAACAAGTTCCCCGGCCTGGTGATGAGCCAGCGGGTGCTTCTGGCCCTCACCCAGGCCGGTGTCAGCCGCGAGGATGCCTATGCCATGGTGCAGCGCAACGCGCTGAAGGTCTGGGAAGAGCGCGTCGATTTCCAGGAGCAGCTTCTGGCCGATGCCGATGTGGTCGCGGCTCTCGGCAAAGACGGCATCAAGGAGAAATTCGACATGGGCTACCATACCAAGCATGTCGATACGATCTTCAAACGGGTCTTCGGCGACAGCTGA